Part of the Methanothermobacter sp. MT-2 genome is shown below.
GAATTAAAAGGCAAAACACCCTTACAAGTAGCCGAGAAACCCAACATGGACCAAGTAGCCCGAGAAGGAGCTAACGGACTCCTAAAAACAATACCAGATGATATGGAACCAGGATCAGATGTTGCAAACCTCGCCATAATGGGCTACAACCCAAAAAAATACTATACAGGCAGAGGACCTCTAGAAGCCGCCAGCAAAGGAATAAAACTTAAAAAAGATGACATAGCCTTCAGATGCAACTTCATAACAGTCCGAGAAGGTCAACTCATAGATTTCAACGCAGATCATATAAGCACAGAAGAATCATCAAAACTGATAGAAACACTAAACAGACATTCCAGAATAGGTAGATTCTATACAGGTGTAAGCTACAGAAACCTATACATTTACCCAGACAGAAAAGCCCTAAAAGTCAAAACCAAACCACCACATGACATAGTTGGGGAACCCATAAGAGACCATCTACCATCCAATGGACAAACCGCAGAAAAACTAAAAAAAATAATAAAAGAATCCCAGAAAATACTTAAAAACCACCCAACAAACATAAAAAGGATAAAAAAAGGTAAACGGCCGGCGAACATGATATGGCTATGGGGACAGGGCCAAAAACCGGAAATGGAACCACTAAAAGAAAAATATGGTCTTAGGGGCGCTACTATAACCGGGGTGGATCTTATAAAAGGTATAGGAGTCTACCTAGGATTAGACAACATCAAAGTACCCGGAGCAACCGGATACCTCGACACAGACTACAAAGCAAAAGGCAAACATGCAATAAAAGCCCTAAAAGACCATGACATAATCTTCATACACGTAGAAGCGCCTGACGAAGCCGGACACGCGAAAAACGCGAAAGAAAAAATAAACGCAATCGAAAACATAGACTCCAAGATACTAGGCCCACTACTCAACGAATTACCATCATATGAAAACTTCCGACTAGCACTATTAACAGATCATCCAACACCCATCCAAGTAGGCACACACACCAAAGACCCAGTACCATACGCTATCCATGGCAAAAACATAAAAAGAGACAAAATAAAAACATACGATGAAAAATCCGCGAAAAAAGGCAGCCTAGGCCTGTCAATGGCTTGGAATCTCCTAAATAACCTCATAGGGAGTTGATTATCCTGGCAAAGTATATAATCGTAACCGGGGGAGTTGTAAGCTCCATAGGGAAAGGTATAACAGCAGCATCAATCGGAAGAATACTAAGATCATACAAACTAAAAGTTGCAGCCATAAAAATCGACCCATACCTTAACTGGGACTCAGGAACCTTAAATCCATACCAGCATGGCGAAGTCTTCGTAACAGAAGACGGAATGGAAACAGACCTAGACCTAGGACACTACGAACGCTTCCTAGACGTAGACCTACCAGGAGAATCCAACATAACCACGGGAAAAGTATACCTATCAGTAATAGAAAAAGAAAGAACTGGAAAATACCTAGGATCCTGTGTACAGATCATACCCCACATAACAAACGAGATAAAATCCATGATCAGAAGAATAGCCTCAAAAAGCGGGGCTGAAGTAGTCATAGTAGAAGTAGGAGGTACAGTAGGAGACATCGAAGGCCAACCATTCCTCGAAGCATTAAGGCAATTGAGAAACGAAGAAGGATATGAGAACGTTATGTTCATACATGTAACCTATGTACCATACCTAAAGGCTGCCGGAGAATTCAAAACCAAACCCACACAACACAGTACAAAAGAACTCCGCAGCACGGGCTTAGCTCCTGACATGATAATATGTAGGAGCGAAAAACCCATAACAGAACCAATAAAAAAGAAGATAGCACACTTCTGTGACGTTGAAAAAGAAGCCGTGGTGAACGCCCCAGACGTCCGATCAATATACGAGGTCCCATTGGTACTTAACAGGCAAAATGTGGGAGAATACATCATAAAAAGGATAAACCTAAAGGTTAAAGGAGACGGCGACCTCTCAGAATGGGCCAGGATAGTTGAATCCCTGAAGATAAGAGAACCCACAATCAAAGTTGGTATAGTGGGAAAATACGTGGAACTCGAAGACTCCTATATGAGTATAAGAGAAGCCTTGAGACATGCCGCGGCACACTTAGGTGCCAGGGTAGAAATAGAATGGTTAAGCGCCCATAAAAGCCTGAACAAGGAAAAACTTGGAATATTTGACGCGATCCTCATACCAGGAGGCTTTGGTGAAAGGGGGATCAACGGGAAAATATACGCTGCAAAATATGCCCGGGAAGAAAAGGTTCCAATATTCGGGATATGTCTTGGGATGCAATGCATGGTAATAGAATTCGCACGCCACAAAGGCTTCAAGGACGCTCATAGCACAGAATTCAACGATAAAACACCATATCCTGTAATTGACATGATGGAAGAACAGAAAAAGATCAAGAAAATGGGTGGTACAATGCGCCTAGGATCCTACAAATGCAAGCTAAGACCCGGGACACTCGCCCACAAGGCATACAAGAAGGATCTTATAAGTGAAAGGCACAGACACCGCTATGAACTCAACAACGAATACAGAGATGAATTGGAAAAACAAGGTTTAGTTATTGCTGGAACCACACCAGACAATTTCCTAGTAGAAATCATAGAACTAAAGGATCATCCATGGTACCTAGGATGTCAGTTCCACCCAGAGTTCAAATCAAGGCCAAACAAGCCACATCCACTCTTTATATCATTCCTAGAAGCAGCCCTAAAAAGATGATAAAGTGATCCTATGCTTTTATCAGTTTTCATAGCATTAGTGGCTAGTCTATATGCAGCATACACTGACCTGAAAAATGGCATAATCCCCAATAGGTTAACATTCCCACTTATAGGCCTCGGCATATTATTAGATGCTATATTCTCCTACCAGATAGGGGATCTGCTCTTTTTTGTTTATGCGCTGATATTCACAGGGATTATCTTCATTTTTGGTTATATGCTTTGGAGGTTGGGTGCCTGGGCTGGTGGCGATGTTAAGTTGTTCACGGGATTGGCTGCGCTTTTACCATTCCAACCATACTTGTTACGATATTCTGTCATTGGAGTGCCATTTCCTATCATAGCATCCTATCCATTCCCCCTAACATTAATGATTAACAGTATATTGAGTATACTCCCATTCCTCATCATCTTCGTCTTTTATATCGGATTAAAACATAAAAGACACCTACTAGAAGAACTCCTGGAACCTATAAAAGATTATAAGAAAGGCTTAATCCTCTCCCTCATAGTAACATCATCCATAACATTAACATTGATGATAACATCCATTCTACAATTCCAGATCATCATATTAACCCTGATAATAATCTATATTCTCACGATGATGATATCTAAGCTGCCCATGAAACCAAAAATTGCCATAATAACAATCATAACATTATATTCCATATATCAGAACCCAAAATTGACAATAACTGGGATACTGATCCTATGGGCTTCCATAATCCTACTACAAGTTATAAGAAAACTCCTAGGGAAAGTGGCCAGAGAAGCCCTACAAGATGAAATAAAAGTAGAAGATCTTAAAGAGGGTATGATACTAGCCTATAAACTCTACAAAAAAGACGACCAATACTACTTCGATGATAAAAGTTTCCTAGAAAAATTAAAAGAGGCTGCGAAAACCGGAACCCTCCAAAGCCCGGGGAAACTTGTATTAGCATCCATGGCCGCCGGCCTCACGAAAAAGGATATAAAACTCTTAGTTGAACTTTCAAAGACTGGGAAGATCCCGGGGGAGGTTAGGATAAAGAGGGGTGTTCCATTCGCCCCAGCAATATTCATAGGCCTGCTATTATCTCTATTTGTAGGGGATCTTGCAATGTTACTCTTAAAGGTCCTTAGCATGATAAGAGGGATAAGCTAATATACCCTAAATTATAAAAAGGGATACTGTGATAAGGATGGATGATAAAGGCCAAGTTTCATTTGAGTATCTTATGCTAATCCTAATAGGTATAATAATACTTGGAACCGTGACTATACCTTTAATAGGAAGGGCAATAGATGCGAGCAATGATGTTTCAAGGGCTTCAGATGCAAAGGTTGCGGTTGAAAGTATTGCTAACGCTGCTAACATAGTATATGCTAATGGACCCGGAGCCAAGAGAACAGTAACATTCTACGTACCCCAGAATGGGACAATAGGCTTTGATCAGACCAACAAGGTAATATATTTTAGTTTAACTCTAAGTAACAACACAGTAAAGAGTATAAACGCCACCACAGAATATGGTAACATCACACTCAATACTGTGACCTTAACTAGGAGTTGGTATAAAGCCGTTGTCCATTGGCCAAATAGAAACGCGAATATAGTGATCACGATTTCAAAAGTCTCCTGATGGGGGGAATAGATGGGGTTTTTTTCGAGTTTGGGTGACATAGTCATAGCAATTTTCAGACTGTTAGGCACCCTAGTCCTAGAACTTGTAAAACTCCCTGAAAGGATACGATCAGGGAATGTTAAAGAGAAAATTTCAGGGATAAAACTTGAAATCCCAAGGAGAACACCCACGGTGAAGGAGAAAAAGAGTTTTAAGGAGCCTATCAGTGAAACTCTGCATTTTGATCCTGGTGAAAAGGAGAACACTGTTTTAAAGCTTCAGATATCCGCAGCAGCATTCATTATCACATCAATATTATACGCCTTTAACATGATCTCACTTATCATATTCCTTGTTGTGGGTATAATCCTCATTTTATTGATAGCCTATATCCTATATTATCAGATTAGGATAATGTATCCTGATGATTTCCAAGCCTACCGAGACTTTTTTTTAATGTATATTGCAGTAGGTTTCCTGATAATCATAGTTGCAAACAATCCCCTTATTTATAGTCTGTTCTCATTCACCTTATTGCCTTCACTTGGCGTGCTAATAGTTGCATTGATTGCGGTTGCAGCCATCTTCATAATATTCAGGATAAGATATTACAGGGATTACACATTCGGCGAGGTTATAGAAGTTGGTGAAAACACGTCACAGGTAAGGGTAGACTATGATATAAGAGCTAATGTAAAACCCGACATTTACATTGTGGAAAACAACAACTTCAATGTCAAAGAACACGAGATAGTGAAATTATCAATCGAAAGTTCACTATTCAGGGAAAGTAAACCCAAAAAGATAATAGGAAAACAATAAAATTTGGATACTAAAATCCCCCCTTTTGTAAGTGAAACCAAATCAAATCTATAAGATGGTGAACATCCCCCTCCCCACATTACCAAAATGGAGGAGGTTTTCCTAGGTAGTGAAGGATCTCATCTAAGCCAAGCGAAACAAGGTTGTCCCCCCACTCATTTATAAGCATCGGCTCTCATAACCCCAAGCCACCCATAGGGGGACTTCCCACCAACAAAGGACAAATGAGATCTAGTCATCTTTTTCACGTGAAAAGGATTAAATCCCCCCTAAAATCATCACTATAAGGCTAATTAGGAAAATTTATATAAAATATGTGATAAAAAAATCATAGGGATAATATGGATCAGAGAGGGGTTCTATCTACAGATTTTCTTTTAGCCACACTAATATTACTAATAATAATATCAGGGATTATAGGCTTTATTAGCACGGGCATCGACTCTGCTAAGAGCACAGAATTCGCCAAGGCCAAAATGGTGGGTGAAAACGTGGCCAGATCCATAAACATGGTATATGAACAGGGACCTGGAGACGAATTAAACATAACATTACCCGGAGATTTCAATTACGAAATAAAAATAATGAACTTAAATGGTAAAGCGGCTGTCGTGGTCAAATACAATAACAGGGAATCCATATCCTACCTGATACCCAAAGCAAATAATATTGATACCATTACAATGAAACCCAATGAAACCTACAATATTTGCAATGAAGATGGTAATATTAAAATAAGAAAGGTTGCACCATGAGAGAATATAAAGGGCAAATTTCGGCCGAATTCGTCATATTAGCAGGATTCATATTAGTAGTTGCTATAATCATAGCATCCCAGTCCGGCAGCAGCCTAGAACTTGACCAGGTGATGAGCGCAGCGAAAACAGGGACCATAGAAGCCTCAAACGACCTAGCATATAATGGAACAGGTAATCTCATAAGATTCCAGAACATAACATTCAAGGATGGTAAAATCACCATCACAGTATACAGCAAAAAGAGACTAACAGACGATGAAAAAAATTATATCAAAAGAAAGGTCCTAGAATCCA
Proteins encoded:
- a CDS encoding 2,3-bisphosphoglycerate-independent phosphoglycerate mutase, coding for MKNMKYVILIGDGMADYPLPELKGKTPLQVAEKPNMDQVAREGANGLLKTIPDDMEPGSDVANLAIMGYNPKKYYTGRGPLEAASKGIKLKKDDIAFRCNFITVREGQLIDFNADHISTEESSKLIETLNRHSRIGRFYTGVSYRNLYIYPDRKALKVKTKPPHDIVGEPIRDHLPSNGQTAEKLKKIIKESQKILKNHPTNIKRIKKGKRPANMIWLWGQGQKPEMEPLKEKYGLRGATITGVDLIKGIGVYLGLDNIKVPGATGYLDTDYKAKGKHAIKALKDHDIIFIHVEAPDEAGHAKNAKEKINAIENIDSKILGPLLNELPSYENFRLALLTDHPTPIQVGTHTKDPVPYAIHGKNIKRDKIKTYDEKSAKKGSLGLSMAWNLLNNLIGS
- a CDS encoding CTP synthase, whose product is MIILAKYIIVTGGVVSSIGKGITAASIGRILRSYKLKVAAIKIDPYLNWDSGTLNPYQHGEVFVTEDGMETDLDLGHYERFLDVDLPGESNITTGKVYLSVIEKERTGKYLGSCVQIIPHITNEIKSMIRRIASKSGAEVVIVEVGGTVGDIEGQPFLEALRQLRNEEGYENVMFIHVTYVPYLKAAGEFKTKPTQHSTKELRSTGLAPDMIICRSEKPITEPIKKKIAHFCDVEKEAVVNAPDVRSIYEVPLVLNRQNVGEYIIKRINLKVKGDGDLSEWARIVESLKIREPTIKVGIVGKYVELEDSYMSIREALRHAAAHLGARVEIEWLSAHKSLNKEKLGIFDAILIPGGFGERGINGKIYAAKYAREEKVPIFGICLGMQCMVIEFARHKGFKDAHSTEFNDKTPYPVIDMMEEQKKIKKMGGTMRLGSYKCKLRPGTLAHKAYKKDLISERHRHRYELNNEYRDELEKQGLVIAGTTPDNFLVEIIELKDHPWYLGCQFHPEFKSRPNKPHPLFISFLEAALKR